The genomic interval GCGCCCGCCGTCGGCGACCTCGCGGACAAGGGCGCCGACGCGCTGCTCGACGGCACGGCCGCGTACCCGCCGGCCGCCGCCCACGCCGAGACCGAGCACTGGCTGGAGCGGCGCCGGCCGCTGGAGGCGGCGCGGGAACTGCTGGCCGCGGCGCGCGGCGCGGACCCGGGGGCGCCGCTGCGGCGGCTGCGCTGCCAGCAGGCGCTGTCGCTCGTGGGCGCCGCCGCGGAGCCCGCGCTGCGGGACGTGCTGGACGACGCCGAACTGGGCGGGCTGGCGCGGGTCTGGCTCGCCGAGCACGGGGCCGCGGACGTGCCGCCGCCGTCCGAGGCGATGATCTTCTGGCTCACCATCGACACGGTGGCCGCGCAGCTCGCCGCCGAGGGCGAGTCCGAGGAGCTGCGCTCCTTGGTGGAAGGGCTGGCGCAGCAGCACAGCGGTTTCTTCGACACGGCGTGGCGGGTGGACCACCCGGCCACGGCGGACGTCCTGGAGGCGATGGGGCGCCTGCACTCCGACAGGAGGACCGCCAAGGAGGCGCGGAAAGCGGCCTTCAAGGCGCGGTCCCAGCAGGGCGGTTAGACGCTGCCGGGCGCCACTCGGGGGCGCGGGCGAGTCACGTGGCCGGAGCCCGGTGACGCCTCGCGTGACCGGGCGGGGCGTCCGGCGCCCCCGGGACGGGCGCCGGACGCTTCGCAGCGGTGGGTCAGAGGGCCTGGGCGGCCGGCTTGACCATGCCGCGCACCGTACGGCCCTTCACGAACTGGCCCATCGCGGTCATCTCCCACTCGCCGGAGTACTGCCGGATCAGCTTCGCCATCATCACGCCCGTCTGCGGCTCGGCGCCGGCGAGGTCGAAGCGGACCAGCTCCTCGCCGGTGGCGGCGTCCATCAGGCGGCAGTACGCCTTGGCGACCTCCGTGAACTTCTGCCCGGAGAAGGAGTTCACCGTGAAGACCAGGCCCGAGACCTCCATGGGGAGGCGGCCGAGGTCGACGGTGATGACCTCGTCGTCGCCGGCGCCCTCGCCGGTGAGGTTGTCACCGGAGTGCCGGACCGCGCCGCCCAGGATCTGCAGCTTGCCGAAGTAGCAGCTGTCGATGTGGTTGCGCTGCGGGCCGAAGGCGATCACCGACGCGTCCAGGTCGATGTCCTTGCCGCGGTAGGCGGGCTCCCAGCCGAGACCCATCTTCACCTGGGACAGCAGCGGGCGGCCGCCCTTCATCAGGGAAACGGTCTGGTTCTTCTGGAGGCTGACCCGGCCCTTGTCCAGGTTGATCTTGCCGGTGCCGGGCGCGGCGGCGGGCGGGGCCGGGGGAGCCGCCGGGGCGGGCGGCGCCTGCGGGGCGGCGGCCGGGGGAGCGGGCGGGGCGGCCTGCGGGGCCTGCGGGGTCACCGGCCGGGCCGGGGCGGCCGGCTCCTCGACCGTGACGCCGAAGTCCGTGGCGATGCCGGCCAGGCCGTCGGCGTAGCCCTGGCCGACGGCGCGGACCTTCCAGGCGCCGTTGCGCAGGTAGATCTCGACGATCACCAGGGCCGTCTCCGCGCCGAGCTGCGGGGGCGTGAAGGTCGCCAGGACGGCGGCGGTGTCCGCGTCGCGGACGGTCGCGGTGGGCTCGATGCCCTGGAAGGTCTGGCCCGCCGCGTCGGGGCTCGCGGTCACGACGATCTTTTCGATGCCGGGCGGTACGGCCGTGGTGTCGACCGTGATGGCGTCGGGGGCCGCGCCCCCGCCGGAGCGGTAGGTCACGCCCGGGCCCGTGGGCTGGTTGTAGAAGATGAAGTCGTCGTCGGAGCGCACCTTGCCGTCGGCGGTGAGCAGCAGGCCCGATACGTCGAGCCGCACGGGCGCGGCGACGTCCACCGTCACGCGGGCGGTGGGAAGAGGGATGTTCGAGCCGGGGGTCATAGCTGTCATGCCGGGTGAACGAGCGAGGCGGTTTTACCGTTCCCTTACCTGTGGTCCGTTCGGCGCAGCCGGCCGCTCCGGCCCTGCTCGGCCCCGGCCGGCTGACGGGCCGTGGTCGCCGGGCGCCGTCACGGAACGGCACTTCGGCTTCCCGGGGGACGCCCGGACCGCGGGCACCGTCCTCGCCGCCGCACCGGCTCCCCTCGTGGAGCGCCCGCAGAGGTCCGCTCCGCCGCGTGGTCGCACCGCCCCGCACGGCACCCCCCTCGGAACCGGCCCCCCGGCCCACCCAGGTCAGCCACCGTTCGACCGGCAAGGGGAGCCCCGACGGCCGGCCGTCGGGGCTCCCGAGCCGCGCGGTCGCTACGGCACCACCACGATCTTGCGGCCCACGCCCGCCGCGAACTGGTCCAGGGCCTGGGGGTACCGGTCCAGCGGGAGGCGGTCGCTGATGAAGACGTCCGGGTCCAGGACGCCGTTCGCGAACAGCTCCGCCGCGCGCTCGTAGCTGTGCAGGACGGCCATGGAGCCGGTGATGGTGATCTCCTGGTTGTAGATGCGGTACGGGTCGATCTCCACGCGGGTCGCGTAGTCCGCGACCCCGAACTGGAGGAACGTGCCCGCCTTGGCGA from Streptomyces sp. DH-12 carries:
- a CDS encoding TerD family protein, encoding MTPGSNIPLPTARVTVDVAAPVRLDVSGLLLTADGKVRSDDDFIFYNQPTGPGVTYRSGGGAAPDAITVDTTAVPPGIEKIVVTASPDAAGQTFQGIEPTATVRDADTAAVLATFTPPQLGAETALVIVEIYLRNGAWKVRAVGQGYADGLAGIATDFGVTVEEPAAPARPVTPQAPQAAPPAPPAAAPQAPPAPAAPPAPPAAAPGTGKINLDKGRVSLQKNQTVSLMKGGRPLLSQVKMGLGWEPAYRGKDIDLDASVIAFGPQRNHIDSCYFGKLQILGGAVRHSGDNLTGEGAGDDEVITVDLGRLPMEVSGLVFTVNSFSGQKFTEVAKAYCRLMDAATGEELVRFDLAGAEPQTGVMMAKLIRQYSGEWEMTAMGQFVKGRTVRGMVKPAAQAL